The sequence GAGGCTTTGAAGGCTCAAGCAGTTATTGCTAGAACTTATGCTGTAACTAGAATGAGGCTTTTTGGTGGAAGCGGATATAGTGGTTATCCTGGAGCAGATATTTGTGATGATTATCGCCACAGCCAACATTATTTAACTCCAACAGAAGCAAAAAGTAACTGGCCCTTTTGGCAGCGGAGTATATATTGGCGTAAAATAGTAGAAGCGGTGTATTCGACAAAAGGGGAGATAATTACTTATCAAGGGAAACCAATAGATGCCCTATATCATTCTACCTGTGGAGGAGCAACGGAAAATTCAGAAGAAGTATTTACTTATGCCATTCCTTATCTTAGAGGAGTTACTTGCTTATACTGTAAAGACTCACCCCGTTTTACCCAAAAGGTTACTTATACAAAAACAGGATTTATCAATATTTTAGAGGGGGAAGGGTTACAAAGGGTAGTAGGGGCAAGGGAAATTGATATGGGTATAGTAAGTAAAACTAACAGTGATCGAATTACTTATTTTAGAATTGG is a genomic window of Anaerobranca gottschalkii DSM 13577 containing:
- the spoIID gene encoding stage II sporulation protein D; the protein is MGKNILIYFGVTLMVLLILPAILVKGCKGPTFPNDLDLTYENIKINVYFHKEDKLKEMELEEYIVGVVAGEMPARFDIEALKAQAVIARTYAVTRMRLFGGSGYSGYPGADICDDYRHSQHYLTPTEAKSNWPFWQRSIYWRKIVEAVYSTKGEIITYQGKPIDALYHSTCGGATENSEEVFTYAIPYLRGVTCLYCKDSPRFTQKVTYTKTGFINILEGEGLQRVVGAREIDMGIVSKTNSDRITYFRIGDKIFRGTDVRLLFKLNSARFTYNYDGANIVFNVVGYGHGVGMCQYGANGLAKKGYNYKDIINYYYTDVELENLHNYLSIQE